GCGGCCATGCATGCCCTGTCTCTCGACCCGGTGACGGCCGCCGTCTGCACTCTTGATCAGATTCGAGCGATGTTCGATGAATTGCGACACGCGCAACGCCCCTGGCTCGATCGTTGGATGCACTGAGATTCGTGTCGTAGGCTGTGTCAGCCCAAATTGCATTCCTGACGGATCATTTCGACCACCCGCTCCACGGCCGCCTGCACCGCAGGCGTGCAGGCCGGACAGAATTCCGAGGCGTCCTCGATTTCGATGAGGATAATGCGCAGATCCATAGGCATCTCGCCTGGGAAAAGCTCCTGGCCGGCCTTGAGGGTCCCGCCCAGGGTGGCGGCATGCGACCCGGAAAGCAGGCCATCGCTGAAGATGTCATCCAAACGAAGGTCGAGGACCGTGCCCGGAGGATGACCGAGCTGACAGGCATCCACGACAAAGGCCCGATCGAAACCCATGACCTTGTCCATGGCCTCGAAGCCCACCGTATGCAGAACCTCCACGGTCACGGGCAGGCCCAGGGCCTCGACCCGTTCGGCCACCTCGATGCCGGCCCGGTCGTCCTTGAGCAGGGGATTACCGATGCCAACCACGACCGTACCCCTCTTTGCCTTCACGGTGTCATTCAACATGCGGACCTCTCTGAAAGACAGGTTTGAACGGAACAAGGCCGCATGTCCATCTCGGACATGCGGCCTTGGTTCCCCGAAGGGCCGGGGCTAGAAGTTCGACAATTCCTCGCGTAAGGTCCCGTCCGACTCGAAGATCTCGATCTTCAAGGGAACCCCGCCGGTGACCGTGTGCGTGGCGCAGGCCAGGCAAAGGTCATAGGGCCTGAAGGCCATTTCCACATAGTTCAGGAGGCCTTCGTTGACTTGGCCGTCCTTGATGAAATGCTTGGCCGCCTTTTTGACGGCCAGATTGATGGGGCCATTGTTGTGGGTCGTGGCCACGATGAGGTTGGCGTTGGTCACGATCCCCTTGTCGTCGGTCTGGTAGTGGTGGATGAGGGTCCCGCGCGGGGCCTCGATGATGCCCACGCCCTCGCCGGTGATGGCGTAATTCTGGTTGACCGTGTCCGGGCTGGTGATCTCCGGATCGGCGGCCAGAATCTTGAGCTTCTCGGCCGCGCTCAGAAGTTCGATGGCCCGGGCCCAGTGGTAGGCCTGGATATAGTGAACCGGTCGGGAGTTGAAGGTCTCGTGGAACTGCTCGTAGGCCGCCTGTGCCAGGGGGGTGTCCATGCCGTTGCCCACGTTCATGCGGGCCAGCGGGCCAACACAGTACATGTTCGTGCCCTCGCCCTCGGTGATACCGCTCCATGGTCCCATCTTCTTCTGATACGGAAACTTGAGGTAGGACCAGGGCAAAACGCGCTCGGAAATGAAGTCCAGATAGCCCTTGCCGGTAAAGGTCCCGACCTCCCGGCCGTTCAGATCGATCACCTTTTGGGTGCCGTCGTAGTAGGTGACGCGGCCCTTCTCATCCACGCTGCCCATGTAGTTCACCGGGACCTTGTACATGTCGCCGGTAACGAGCTTCATGTAGGCCTCGTTCTTGAGCACCACGTTGTCGAAGACCTGCAGGGTCAGCTTGCCCAATTCGACCAGCTCGTCGGCCCAACCGGCCACCTGGACCCGTTCCTCCTCGGTCAGCCGCTTGGACCATCCGCCAGGGAGGGCGGCCACCGGGTGGTTGGGTTTTCCGCCAAGCATCTCGAAAATCTTCACCGCCAGGCCGCGCTTGCGCAGGACCTCACGGCCGATCTCGGCCCCGACCTTGCCGATCAGACCGATGATGTTTCGCTCGGCCGGGGAGGCTTCGG
This Deltaproteobacteria bacterium DNA region includes the following protein-coding sequences:
- a CDS encoding Ni/Fe hydrogenase subunit alpha, with the protein product MKKIEINPITRLEGHGKIAIFLDDAGNVDDAFFQTVEFRGYEKFLQGMPMEEVPRTVSTICGVCRGVHFTASMKASDGVFGVTPTSTGRKLREMYFNAHYIEDHAVILYALGFPDFVVGPEASPAERNIIGLIGKVGAEIGREVLRKRGLAVKIFEMLGGKPNHPVAALPGGWSKRLTEEERVQVAGWADELVELGKLTLQVFDNVVLKNEAYMKLVTGDMYKVPVNYMGSVDEKGRVTYYDGTQKVIDLNGREVGTFTGKGYLDFISERVLPWSYLKFPYQKKMGPWSGITEGEGTNMYCVGPLARMNVGNGMDTPLAQAAYEQFHETFNSRPVHYIQAYHWARAIELLSAAEKLKILAADPEITSPDTVNQNYAITGEGVGIIEAPRGTLIHHYQTDDKGIVTNANLIVATTHNNGPINLAVKKAAKHFIKDGQVNEGLLNYVEMAFRPYDLCLACATHTVTGGVPLKIEIFESDGTLREELSNF
- a CDS encoding hydrogenase maturation protease encodes the protein MLNDTVKAKRGTVVVGIGNPLLKDDRAGIEVAERVEALGLPVTVEVLHTVGFEAMDKVMGFDRAFVVDACQLGHPPGTVLDLRLDDIFSDGLLSGSHAATLGGTLKAGQELFPGEMPMDLRIILIEIEDASEFCPACTPAVQAAVERVVEMIRQECNLG